A genomic stretch from Setaria viridis chromosome 1, Setaria_viridis_v4.0, whole genome shotgun sequence includes:
- the LOC117858620 gene encoding LRR receptor kinase SERK2 isoform X2: MRKLGFAVLILVVSLPCFSASDRQGDALYDMKQKLNATGGQLSDWNQNQVNPCTWNSVICDSSNNVVQVTLAARGFTGVLSPRIGELQYLSVLSLAGNRITGSIPEEFGNLSSLTSLDLEDNLLAGEIPASLGNLSKLQLLILSQNGFNGPIPDSIANISSLTDIRLAYNNLTGQIPDSLFQVARYNFSGNHLNCGPNFPQSCASSMSYQSGSHSSKVGLILGTVGGVIGLLIVGVLFLICNARRRSHLREVFVDVAGEDDRRIAFGQLKRFAWRELQIATDNFNERNVLGQGGFGKVYKGVLPDATKIAVKRLTDYESPGGEAAFLREVELISVAVHRNLLRLIGFCTTQTERLLVYPFMQNLSVAYRLREFKPGEPILDWPERKQVAIGTARGLEYLHEHCNPKIIHRDVKAANVLLDEDFEPVVGDFGLAKLVDVQKTSVTTQVRGTMGHIAPEYLSTGKSSERTDVFGYGIMLLELVTGQRAIDFSRLEEEDDVLLLDHVKKLQREGQLDSIVDGNLNQNYDNEELEMIIQIALLCTQASPEDRPSMSEVVRMLEGEGLAERWEEWQQVEVTRRQDYERMQRRFDWGEDSVYNQEAIELSAGR, translated from the exons ATGAGAAAGCTGGGATTTGCTGTGCTGATCCTGGTGGTATCTTTGCCGTGCTTCTCTGCATCCGATCGCCAAG GGGATGCTTTATATGATATGAAACAAAAACTGAATGCTACCGGTGGCCAACTTTCTGATTGGAACCAAAATCAAGTTAACCCTTGCACATGGAATTCTGTGATTTGTGACAGTAGCAACAATGTTGTTCAAGT AACATTGGCTGCACGGGGATTTACTGGTGTATTGTCACCAAGAATTGGAGAACTCCAATATTTGAGTGTCCT GTCACTAGCTGGTAACAGGATTACCGGTAGCATACCTGAGGAGTTTGGTAACCTTTCTAGTTTGACAAGCTTAGATTTAGAAGACAACCTTTTAGCTGGAGAAATACCAGCTTCTCTTGGCAACCTTTCTAAGCTACAGCTGTT GATATTGAGTCAAAATGGTTTTAATGGGCCAATTCCTGATAGCATAGCAAACATTTCAAGCTTGACAGACAT CCGCCTGGCATATAATAATTTAACTGGTCAGATACCTGATTCGCTGTTTCAAGTAGCACGTTACAA TTTTTCTGGGAATCACTTAAATTGTGGACCCAATTTCCCCCAATCTTGTGCTTCCAGCATGTCCTATCAGA GTGGGTCTCATAGCTCAAAAGTTGGCTTGATACTTGGAACAGTTGGTGGAGTAATAGGCCTTCTTATTGTGGGAGTTCTGTTTCTAATCTGTAATGCAAGGAGGAGAAGCCATCTGCGGGAAGTTTTTGTGGATGTAGCAG GCGAGGATGATCGACGAATTGCGTTTGGCCAGCTGAAAAGATTTGCATGGAGAGAACTGCAGATTGCAACTGATAATTTCAATGAAAGAAATGTTCTTGGACAGGGAGGTTTCGGTAAAGTCTACAAGGGTGTTCTTCCAGACGCCACAAAGATTGCTGTAAAACGATTGACTGACTATGAGAGTCCTGGTGGGGAAGCTGCCTTCTTGCGTGAGGTCGAGCTGATTAGTGTTGCAGTTCACCGTAATCTCCTAAGGTTGATTGGCTTCTGCACGACGCAAACAGAGCGTCTGCTGGTCTATCCATTTATGCAGAATTTGAGTGTTGCATACCGCTTAAGAG AATTTAAGCCTGGAGAACCCATCCTAGACTGGCCTGAAAGGAAACAGGTGGCTATAGGCACAGCTCGTGGACTGGAGTATCTGCATGAACACTGCAACCCCAAGATCATACACCGTGATGTAAAAGCTGCGAATGTATTGCTTGACGAGGATTTTGAGCCTGTTGTTGGTGATTTTGGCCTCGCAAAGTTAGTAGATGTGCAGAAGACATCTGTGACAACACAAGTCCGTGGAACGATGGGTCACATAGCGCCTGAGTACCTGTCCACAGGGAAGTCGTCTGAGCGGACTGATGTTTTTGGCTATGGGATCATGCTTCTTGAACTTGTGACTGGTCAGCGGGCCATAGACTTCTCACGGTTGGAAGAGGAAGATGATGTGCTATTGCTTGATCAC GTAAAGAAGCTGCAGAGAGAAGGGCAGCTAGACTCAATTGTGGATGGCAACCTGAATCAGAATTATGACAACGAGGAGCTTGAAATGATTATACAGATAGCACTTCTGTGCACACAGGCATCACCAGAGGACCGGCCATCCATGTCAGAAGTGGTTAGGATGCTGGAAGGTGAGGGCTTGGCAGAGCGGTGGGAGGAGTGGCAGCAGGTGGAGGTGACAAGAAGGCAGGATTACGAGCGAATGCAGCGGAGGTTTGACTGGGGAGAGGACTCTGTCTATAATCAGGAAGCGATAGAGCTGTCTGCAGGTAGATGA
- the LOC117858620 gene encoding LRR receptor kinase SERK2 isoform X1, whose product MKQKLNATGGQLSDWNQNQVNPCTWNSVICDSSNNVVQVTLAARGFTGVLSPRIGELQYLSVLSLAGNRITGSIPEEFGNLSSLTSLDLEDNLLAGEIPASLGNLSKLQLLILSQNGFNGPIPDSIANISSLTDIRLAYNNLTGQIPDSLFQVARYNFSGNHLNCGPNFPQSCASSMSYQSGSHSSKVGLILGTVGGVIGLLIVGVLFLICNARRRSHLREVFVDVAGEDDRRIAFGQLKRFAWRELQIATDNFNERNVLGQGGFGKVYKGVLPDATKIAVKRLTDYESPGGEAAFLREVELISVAVHRNLLRLIGFCTTQTERLLVYPFMQNLSVAYRLREFKPGEPILDWPERKQVAIGTARGLEYLHEHCNPKIIHRDVKAANVLLDEDFEPVVGDFGLAKLVDVQKTSVTTQVRGTMGHIAPEYLSTGKSSERTDVFGYGIMLLELVTGQRAIDFSRLEEEDDVLLLDHVKKLQREGQLDSIVDGNLNQNYDNEELEMIIQIALLCTQASPEDRPSMSEVVRMLEGEGLAERWEEWQQVEVTRRQDYERMQRRFDWGEDSVYNQEAIELSAGR is encoded by the exons ATGAAACAAAAACTGAATGCTACCGGTGGCCAACTTTCTGATTGGAACCAAAATCAAGTTAACCCTTGCACATGGAATTCTGTGATTTGTGACAGTAGCAACAATGTTGTTCAAGT AACATTGGCTGCACGGGGATTTACTGGTGTATTGTCACCAAGAATTGGAGAACTCCAATATTTGAGTGTCCT GTCACTAGCTGGTAACAGGATTACCGGTAGCATACCTGAGGAGTTTGGTAACCTTTCTAGTTTGACAAGCTTAGATTTAGAAGACAACCTTTTAGCTGGAGAAATACCAGCTTCTCTTGGCAACCTTTCTAAGCTACAGCTGTT GATATTGAGTCAAAATGGTTTTAATGGGCCAATTCCTGATAGCATAGCAAACATTTCAAGCTTGACAGACAT CCGCCTGGCATATAATAATTTAACTGGTCAGATACCTGATTCGCTGTTTCAAGTAGCACGTTACAA TTTTTCTGGGAATCACTTAAATTGTGGACCCAATTTCCCCCAATCTTGTGCTTCCAGCATGTCCTATCAGA GTGGGTCTCATAGCTCAAAAGTTGGCTTGATACTTGGAACAGTTGGTGGAGTAATAGGCCTTCTTATTGTGGGAGTTCTGTTTCTAATCTGTAATGCAAGGAGGAGAAGCCATCTGCGGGAAGTTTTTGTGGATGTAGCAG GCGAGGATGATCGACGAATTGCGTTTGGCCAGCTGAAAAGATTTGCATGGAGAGAACTGCAGATTGCAACTGATAATTTCAATGAAAGAAATGTTCTTGGACAGGGAGGTTTCGGTAAAGTCTACAAGGGTGTTCTTCCAGACGCCACAAAGATTGCTGTAAAACGATTGACTGACTATGAGAGTCCTGGTGGGGAAGCTGCCTTCTTGCGTGAGGTCGAGCTGATTAGTGTTGCAGTTCACCGTAATCTCCTAAGGTTGATTGGCTTCTGCACGACGCAAACAGAGCGTCTGCTGGTCTATCCATTTATGCAGAATTTGAGTGTTGCATACCGCTTAAGAG AATTTAAGCCTGGAGAACCCATCCTAGACTGGCCTGAAAGGAAACAGGTGGCTATAGGCACAGCTCGTGGACTGGAGTATCTGCATGAACACTGCAACCCCAAGATCATACACCGTGATGTAAAAGCTGCGAATGTATTGCTTGACGAGGATTTTGAGCCTGTTGTTGGTGATTTTGGCCTCGCAAAGTTAGTAGATGTGCAGAAGACATCTGTGACAACACAAGTCCGTGGAACGATGGGTCACATAGCGCCTGAGTACCTGTCCACAGGGAAGTCGTCTGAGCGGACTGATGTTTTTGGCTATGGGATCATGCTTCTTGAACTTGTGACTGGTCAGCGGGCCATAGACTTCTCACGGTTGGAAGAGGAAGATGATGTGCTATTGCTTGATCAC GTAAAGAAGCTGCAGAGAGAAGGGCAGCTAGACTCAATTGTGGATGGCAACCTGAATCAGAATTATGACAACGAGGAGCTTGAAATGATTATACAGATAGCACTTCTGTGCACACAGGCATCACCAGAGGACCGGCCATCCATGTCAGAAGTGGTTAGGATGCTGGAAGGTGAGGGCTTGGCAGAGCGGTGGGAGGAGTGGCAGCAGGTGGAGGTGACAAGAAGGCAGGATTACGAGCGAATGCAGCGGAGGTTTGACTGGGGAGAGGACTCTGTCTATAATCAGGAAGCGATAGAGCTGTCTGCAGGTAGATGA